The Mucilaginibacter terrae region TTTATTTTCCTCATAAACTTCGATCAACTTATCAATGGGATTAAAGTTGAATTGATGGCCAACATTTGCTCCATGATTATTTGAACCTTCATAATTGTTTTGAATGTTATAAATCACAGCCTCATCGCTATAATTTTTTATAGCCTCGGATGAAACACCCAATACAGCAGCAATTTTTTCCAAAGCTGAATCCTCCACCTCTGCACTTTGTTCGATCTTAGAAACAGCCTGTTGGCTGATACCTAACTCAGCAGCTAACGTTTCCTGTTTCATGCCGCGTAGTTCTCTGATCCTGCTGATTTTTCTTCCAAGGTGTAAGGTAGTGTCTGCCATTGCCAAAAGTATTAATAAGCGTAAATGTACGAAACAACTGCATTAATGTAAAGTACAACCGCCAGTGGTTTGATACTGGTGACGAGAGGATGAACTTCGCGCCGATATTTTGTCGTTTTCATAAGTTACATCATAAATGAGTTCTGAACTACCTGCTGATTGCACCGCTATACTTTTTAAACAAGCCCTCAATAAAAAACTACATTCCGACCTTAGCAAGAAACACAAGAACAGTCTGACACGCTTATATAACAGGTTTATGGAGTTTCTGGGAGATGAAGGACGTGCCCAGCCACTTACCTCGCTGACAACACCTATCATTGAAAAGTTTTTGGAACAGTTCAGTTCATCAGCTACCCATTACATGAACAAGCGGCGCGATTTGGGTGTGTTATTCAACTCTGCATCCCGCATTATCGATGTCAACCTGCTGACGGTTAAGAAAACGGAACCGCAAAGAATAAAGGCTAAGCTTCATCAAGCTTATGAAAAGGAACAGTTACAACCGGTGCTCGATTTCATCAAAGCGTTTCATAAGAACCTATATAGATGCTGTTTGCTAACCTACGGTTGCCTGCTCAGACCGCACGAAGAA contains the following coding sequences:
- a CDS encoding helix-turn-helix domain-containing protein, coding for MADTTLHLGRKISRIRELRGMKQETLAAELGISQQAVSKIEQSAEVEDSALEKIAAVLGVSSEAIKNYSDEAVIYNIQNNYEGSNNHGANVGHQFNFNPIDKLIEVYEENKKLYERLLAAEKEKVELLKSTTK
- a CDS encoding tyrosine-type recombinase/integrase; protein product: MSSELPADCTAILFKQALNKKLHSDLSKKHKNSLTRLYNRFMEFLGDEGRAQPLTSLTTPIIEKFLEQFSSSATHYMNKRRDLGVLFNSASRIIDVNLLTVKKTEPQRIKAKLHQAYEKEQLQPVLDFIKAFHKNLYRCCLLTYGCLLRPHEEVRLLTRKHFKADFTEVHLGGRENKGGRVRMVYVPDYVRAEMECSLSLLRRDDNIFSGKSIPYNESYFSRQWSRAKKELISHGLIYPNQTLYSFRHSAAINVFRRSKDVYLLQKMLGHSSVVVTLKYLRSLGEFNSDELRDAAPIL